One part of the Tunicatimonas pelagia genome encodes these proteins:
- a CDS encoding lysylphosphatidylglycerol synthase transmembrane domain-containing protein: protein MAPNSTRSLFKNPALRRRLSFSLKLLLSATALFFVFRKVDIQKAIQPIFQVIPSYLIVAFLVFNLSKIAAAFRFRDYLKALEIQINNLYSIELFYLGMFYNLFLPGSISGDGYKVYLLKQQFSVKAKQLIGVTLLDRLSGLALLLILAGGFLLFSSFSSGLPYFDVAVVILIVAVLPVFYLFNKLLFSQLISAFGVTTFWSFWVQVGQVLTAALLLASIGVETYYLDYLTLFMVSSVVAVLPFTIGGVGARELVFLYGFQYLEIQQETAITFTLLFFLVTALSSLLGLFVSIKKDN, encoded by the coding sequence GTGGCTCCAAACTCAACCCGCTCCCTTTTCAAAAACCCGGCACTTCGCCGCCGCCTCAGTTTTTCACTAAAATTGCTACTCTCTGCTACAGCTTTATTTTTTGTTTTTAGAAAAGTCGATATTCAGAAAGCTATTCAGCCTATTTTCCAAGTAATTCCTTCTTACTTGATAGTGGCTTTTTTAGTATTCAACCTATCTAAAATTGCTGCTGCTTTTCGATTCAGGGATTATCTAAAAGCCTTAGAAATACAAATTAACAATCTTTACAGCATTGAGCTATTCTATTTAGGCATGTTTTACAACCTCTTTTTGCCCGGTAGCATTAGTGGCGATGGCTACAAAGTTTATTTACTGAAGCAACAGTTTAGTGTGAAGGCGAAGCAGCTTATCGGAGTAACTTTACTTGACCGACTAAGCGGATTGGCGTTGCTATTGATACTGGCAGGTGGCTTCTTGCTATTTAGCTCCTTCAGCAGTGGTCTGCCCTACTTTGATGTTGCCGTAGTTATTTTGATAGTAGCGGTATTACCCGTCTTTTATCTTTTTAATAAACTACTTTTCTCTCAGCTTATTTCTGCTTTTGGAGTCACTACCTTTTGGTCGTTTTGGGTACAGGTTGGGCAGGTACTCACCGCAGCGTTGCTGCTGGCAAGTATTGGAGTAGAAACCTACTATCTGGATTACCTCACGCTGTTTATGGTTTCTTCAGTAGTAGCCGTGTTGCCTTTTACTATTGGCGGAGTAGGTGCGCGGGAGCTGGTCTTCTTATACGGTTTTCAGTACCTAGAAATTCAGCAGGAAACGGCTATTACTTTTACGCTGCTTTTCTTTTTAGTTACGGCCTTGTCCTCACTATTAGGTTTATTTGTCTCAATAAAGAAGGATAACTAA
- a CDS encoding heme-dependent oxidative N-demethylase family protein: MSLAPPAKYRPFLSGKHAVSPGLKPLKTDFGNGWVDRCIFQIDQNYSQFGQNKQACRRENIAKYYQQSGESAQTLRVIHQFIAQQLAAEYPNSFIYQYAQNVNQLQNHLRNTTLRWSAEEKLLSDNKYHSVLDALADQVPEDLAVWQLSDQCDYVSTIHLCAPNHWAPAEKVGKPFSAIHEPVAGMDKLRKSYRPMLSSLLQPKTWVRFAWGLSTDNRLNHHPEPPPDWNETDWRGRSFDPANPILFVRIERQTLTGFPRVNAVLFTIRTYFTDVKDFAASEKQALIEALNSMSEVTLRYKGLLNDKDKIIHYLSR; the protein is encoded by the coding sequence ATGTCACTCGCACCTCCGGCTAAGTACCGCCCTTTTTTATCCGGCAAGCACGCAGTTTCGCCGGGTCTGAAGCCACTGAAAACCGATTTCGGTAATGGATGGGTTGATCGGTGTATTTTTCAAATTGACCAAAATTATTCTCAGTTTGGGCAGAATAAGCAAGCGTGCCGCAGAGAGAATATTGCCAAGTACTATCAACAAAGTGGTGAGTCGGCTCAAACGCTACGAGTCATTCATCAATTCATCGCTCAGCAATTGGCTGCTGAATACCCAAATTCTTTTATCTATCAATATGCACAAAACGTAAATCAGCTACAGAATCATTTGCGAAACACCACCCTGCGCTGGAGTGCTGAGGAGAAGTTATTGAGTGATAATAAGTACCACTCAGTACTTGATGCGTTAGCTGACCAAGTTCCGGAAGATTTAGCTGTATGGCAACTGTCTGACCAGTGTGATTACGTCTCTACCATTCATCTGTGTGCTCCCAACCACTGGGCACCTGCCGAGAAAGTTGGAAAACCATTTTCGGCTATTCATGAACCCGTAGCGGGAATGGATAAGCTGCGGAAAAGCTATCGCCCGATGCTTTCTTCTCTGCTACAACCTAAAACCTGGGTGCGGTTTGCCTGGGGGTTAAGCACCGACAATCGGCTCAATCACCATCCTGAACCTCCGCCTGATTGGAACGAAACAGATTGGCGAGGAAGGTCATTTGATCCGGCTAATCCCATACTGTTTGTCCGGATAGAGCGGCAAACGTTAACGGGCTTTCCCAGAGTGAATGCTGTATTGTTTACCATTCGTACCTACTTTACCGATGTGAAAGATTTTGCAGCGAGTGAAAAGCAAGCATTGATCGAAGCACTGAATTCTATGTCGGAGGTAACCTTGCGGTACAAAGGATTATTGAATGATAAAGATAAGATTATTCACTATCTCAGTCGGTGA
- a CDS encoding plasmid pRiA4b ORF-3 family protein yields the protein MAYQLKISLDGSSKPPIWRRVLIPDKFSFHELHAVIQAVMGWENAHLYAFRPLGRRGEDIGIPFDDGFMEVETQDARKMLIQSQLTAEKQKIAYEYDFGDGWSHTVLAEKINDEKIVAPRCLGGKGACPPEDCGGIYGYYMLVAAVNDSKNPEHEDMLEWLGMEEGEQWDVNGFELEECQQEIIHYQQYT from the coding sequence ATGGCCTACCAACTAAAAATTTCCTTGGATGGCAGCAGTAAGCCTCCCATTTGGCGACGAGTGCTGATACCCGATAAATTTAGCTTTCACGAACTGCACGCCGTCATTCAGGCGGTAATGGGTTGGGAAAACGCCCACTTATACGCCTTTCGCCCTCTAGGTCGCCGAGGTGAAGACATAGGTATTCCGTTTGACGATGGATTCATGGAGGTAGAAACTCAGGATGCCCGAAAAATGCTGATTCAATCGCAATTAACTGCGGAGAAACAAAAAATAGCCTACGAGTACGATTTTGGCGATGGCTGGTCGCATACCGTACTGGCGGAGAAAATCAACGATGAGAAAATTGTTGCCCCTCGCTGTTTGGGCGGTAAAGGAGCTTGCCCGCCCGAAGACTGCGGCGGTATCTACGGCTACTACATGTTGGTAGCAGCGGTGAACGATTCTAAAAATCCTGAACACGAAGATATGCTAGAGTGGTTAGGAATGGAAGAAGGCGAGCAGTGGGATGTTAACGGTTTTGAGTTAGAAGAATGCCAGCAGGAAATTATTCATTACCAACAGTACACCTAA
- a CDS encoding outer membrane protein assembly factor BamB family protein yields the protein MDLSNAAEENMVFRNLSFGFLFSSIIVSCQTIEVTESGNENVADYKSWSSYLGDPARTHYSSLGQVNRDNVQNLEVAWTYASGDIGENNYIQCNPLVVDTILYGASPGMKIFAVQAATGQRIWEFNPFQGTDQVSFTRGLAYWADGDDRRLIFSAEEKLYALDALTGEPITDFGKEGYIDLREGLGRDIEGLSYRYHAPGTIHGDLIIMGALNSERLPAAPGHIRAFNIRTGEQAWIFHTIPQPGQPGYETWEDSTAYKFIGGVNNWTGMTLDEAQGIVFVPLGSAAFDFYGGNRKGANLYANSLVALNAQTGEKLWHFQTVHHDVWDRDLPAPPTLVTIERDGKSIDAVAQITKSGHVYVFNRETGESLFPIEERAYPESDLIGEQAWPTQPLPTQPPAFSRQRMTAEDINPNSSSRDSLLAVFKTVRSDGQFVPPSTEGTIIFPGFDGGGEWGGAGYDPNTGVLYVNANEMPWILTMVEQSQEAPQNLVALGQNVYQGNCMGCHGAELQGSNFHGNAPALVNLAERLDEGQVHEMVRNGKGAMPSFAFLTDTQIDAVSAFLLNKQGDDEMVVQTVSQKETGQLRYNHTGYNRFIDADGYPAVKPPWGTLNAIDLNKGEILWKVPLGEFPELIAEGNAPTGTENYGGPVVTAGGLIFIGASKDSQFRAFNSATGEELWRHSLPAAGMATPCTYEVDGKQYVVIAAGGGKITDERGDQYVAFALPEN from the coding sequence ATGGATTTATCAAACGCAGCAGAGGAAAATATGGTTTTTCGTAATTTATCTTTTGGGTTCTTGTTTTCTTCAATCATTGTATCGTGCCAAACCATTGAGGTTACCGAGTCGGGTAATGAAAACGTCGCTGATTACAAAAGTTGGAGTAGCTATCTAGGCGATCCGGCGCGTACGCACTATTCATCCTTAGGGCAGGTCAATCGAGACAATGTACAAAACCTGGAAGTAGCTTGGACGTATGCTTCGGGCGATATTGGTGAAAATAATTATATCCAGTGTAATCCGCTGGTAGTTGATACTATATTGTACGGGGCCTCACCCGGCATGAAAATTTTTGCTGTACAGGCGGCTACTGGTCAGCGAATCTGGGAGTTTAATCCTTTTCAGGGAACCGATCAGGTAAGCTTTACCCGAGGGCTGGCGTATTGGGCTGATGGTGATGACCGCCGACTGATTTTTTCGGCGGAAGAGAAACTTTACGCGCTGGATGCACTGACTGGTGAACCCATCACCGATTTTGGTAAAGAAGGTTATATTGACTTGAGAGAAGGCTTAGGTCGAGATATTGAGGGGCTATCGTACCGCTACCACGCTCCGGGTACTATTCACGGAGATTTAATTATTATGGGAGCCCTTAACTCCGAACGGCTTCCGGCTGCGCCCGGTCATATCCGAGCCTTTAATATTCGCACGGGTGAACAGGCCTGGATTTTTCATACCATTCCTCAACCGGGTCAGCCGGGTTACGAAACCTGGGAAGACTCTACTGCCTACAAATTTATTGGAGGAGTGAATAACTGGACGGGAATGACATTGGATGAAGCACAAGGCATTGTGTTTGTTCCCTTAGGTTCAGCCGCCTTCGATTTTTACGGGGGCAACCGCAAGGGAGCGAATCTTTACGCGAACAGCCTAGTAGCTTTGAATGCCCAAACCGGTGAAAAACTCTGGCACTTTCAGACAGTACACCACGATGTTTGGGATCGGGATTTGCCTGCTCCGCCCACGCTGGTTACTATTGAGCGCGATGGTAAGTCAATTGATGCTGTAGCTCAGATTACTAAATCGGGTCACGTATACGTATTTAATCGGGAAACCGGAGAATCGCTGTTTCCGATTGAGGAGCGAGCCTACCCGGAATCAGATTTGATTGGTGAGCAGGCTTGGCCAACCCAACCACTACCGACCCAACCTCCGGCGTTCTCCCGGCAACGGATGACCGCCGAGGATATTAACCCAAATTCTAGTTCTCGTGATTCGCTATTAGCGGTATTTAAAACGGTTCGTTCCGATGGGCAATTTGTGCCGCCCAGCACCGAAGGCACGATTATATTTCCTGGCTTCGATGGCGGAGGTGAGTGGGGTGGAGCTGGGTACGACCCGAATACTGGAGTTTTGTACGTCAACGCTAACGAGATGCCCTGGATTTTAACAATGGTGGAGCAATCTCAAGAAGCCCCTCAGAATTTAGTTGCGTTAGGGCAGAATGTGTATCAGGGAAATTGTATGGGTTGCCACGGAGCTGAACTGCAAGGGTCAAATTTTCACGGTAACGCCCCTGCATTGGTCAATTTAGCCGAGCGACTGGATGAAGGTCAGGTGCACGAGATGGTGCGGAATGGAAAGGGAGCAATGCCTTCGTTTGCTTTTCTTACCGATACCCAAATTGATGCAGTTAGTGCGTTTCTGCTCAACAAGCAGGGTGACGACGAGATGGTGGTTCAAACCGTATCGCAGAAGGAAACCGGGCAGTTACGCTACAACCATACCGGCTACAACCGCTTTATAGATGCAGATGGCTACCCTGCCGTAAAACCACCTTGGGGCACCCTGAATGCAATTGACCTGAATAAAGGCGAGATACTTTGGAAAGTACCTTTGGGTGAATTTCCTGAGCTGATAGCGGAAGGCAACGCACCTACTGGAACCGAAAACTACGGTGGTCCAGTAGTAACTGCCGGAGGACTAATCTTTATTGGAGCTAGTAAGGACTCTCAGTTTAGAGCATTTAATTCGGCTACTGGCGAAGAACTATGGCGACATTCACTGCCGGCAGCGGGTATGGCTACCCCTTGCACTTACGAAGTGGACGGTAAGCAGTACGTGGTAATTGCGGCCGGCGGGGGAAAAATTACCGATGAGCGGGGTGACCAATACGTGGCTTTTGCACTACCTGAAAACTAA
- a CDS encoding OmpA family protein, which yields MNRLIVKYILLSAFGFLHSVAIIAQDNNKQVAEEFVEIGDEIYFVQKAPEQAKEMYIQAAQLDPSNIKANYMAGKTISETINKGEATPYFQQVYQLDADYKFDLLYSIARSYQYGLQFEEAIEHYNRYLERLEQDKDYRGEDKIPENQVKRRIYECQNGQEFIANARNFIIKNIGSSINSNSLDYAPVINADETMMIFTSRRKQNNLNENVYDDNFAYEDIFISYKENGKWGPAKNIDEPVNTLYFESNLALSADGKQLYLYRDENNGDIYVSDQRSDGSWSEPEPVSDNINSSYSENSVTISPDGQTIYFSSDRPGGFGGLDLYKCEKDRKGEWGKVTNLGETVNTPYDEDGVFMDFDGKTLYFSSRGRKGMGGYDIFKSVYKAEDDSWNDPVNLGYPINTPDDDIFFVSTKDGKRGYFATVRNDGVGYLDIYMVEIPDQTEELANKLDKKNQKQLAKEEGLANRNIGQVNQPKSSNTLQPVQLLLKVEDASNQQALDAQVSLKGNQKDETLASQKIADGIYRFDIQNNKTVEYVLAVEKPGYVYKSVKVSIPPMADKPQEFRKKVTLDPVTQVATDYRMVLDFVYFDFNSAHLKDESQDELSRLKSFLEENPGVRVEIAGHTDNIGSATYNKALSQKRAQAIVNYLAEQGIATERLTAQGYGETDPIASNDDEAEGRELNRRVEMRVLESRTIANQ from the coding sequence ATGAATAGACTGATTGTAAAGTACATTCTATTATCCGCATTCGGCTTTCTGCATTCAGTGGCAATCATTGCCCAAGATAATAACAAGCAAGTAGCTGAGGAATTCGTAGAAATTGGAGATGAGATTTATTTTGTTCAGAAGGCACCTGAGCAAGCCAAGGAGATGTATATTCAAGCGGCTCAGCTCGATCCGAGCAATATTAAGGCCAATTACATGGCCGGAAAAACCATCAGCGAAACGATTAATAAAGGGGAAGCCACTCCGTATTTTCAGCAGGTATATCAGCTAGATGCCGACTATAAGTTCGATTTATTGTATTCTATCGCTCGTTCTTACCAGTACGGGTTGCAATTTGAGGAGGCAATTGAACACTACAATCGCTACTTAGAACGATTAGAGCAAGATAAGGATTACCGAGGCGAAGATAAAATACCGGAAAACCAGGTGAAGCGGCGCATTTATGAGTGCCAAAATGGGCAAGAATTTATCGCCAACGCCCGCAATTTTATCATTAAAAACATTGGTAGTAGCATTAACTCCAACAGTCTGGACTACGCTCCGGTAATTAATGCTGATGAAACAATGATGATTTTTACCTCGCGTCGCAAGCAAAATAACCTGAACGAAAACGTATACGACGATAACTTCGCCTACGAAGACATCTTTATCTCTTATAAAGAAAATGGAAAGTGGGGGCCCGCTAAGAATATTGATGAACCCGTAAACACACTGTATTTTGAGTCAAATTTAGCACTATCGGCTGATGGAAAGCAGTTGTACTTGTATCGTGACGAAAATAACGGAGATATTTACGTATCCGATCAACGGTCTGACGGGAGTTGGTCGGAGCCTGAGCCAGTAAGCGATAACATAAATTCTTCTTACTCCGAAAATTCTGTCACCATTTCTCCGGATGGACAAACCATTTACTTCTCTAGTGACCGACCGGGTGGCTTTGGCGGGCTAGACCTTTATAAATGTGAAAAAGATCGAAAGGGCGAGTGGGGAAAGGTAACTAACTTAGGAGAAACGGTGAATACCCCGTACGATGAGGATGGGGTATTTATGGATTTTGACGGCAAAACGCTCTATTTCAGTAGTAGGGGAAGAAAAGGAATGGGCGGATACGATATTTTCAAATCGGTTTACAAAGCTGAAGATGATAGCTGGAATGATCCGGTTAACTTAGGCTACCCAATTAATACTCCTGACGACGATATTTTCTTTGTGAGTACTAAAGATGGAAAGCGAGGGTATTTCGCTACAGTACGTAACGATGGTGTGGGCTACCTGGATATTTATATGGTGGAAATCCCCGATCAAACCGAAGAGCTAGCGAACAAACTAGATAAGAAAAACCAGAAGCAATTGGCCAAGGAAGAAGGGTTGGCGAACCGTAACATTGGACAAGTTAATCAACCCAAAAGCAGTAACACACTCCAGCCAGTACAATTGCTGTTAAAGGTGGAAGATGCTAGCAATCAGCAGGCCCTTGATGCTCAGGTTTCATTAAAAGGTAACCAGAAAGACGAAACGCTAGCCTCCCAGAAGATAGCCGATGGCATTTACCGCTTCGATATTCAGAATAATAAAACGGTGGAATACGTACTGGCGGTGGAAAAGCCTGGCTACGTTTACAAAAGTGTGAAGGTCAGCATTCCGCCTATGGCTGATAAGCCTCAAGAATTTCGTAAGAAAGTCACGCTAGACCCCGTAACGCAGGTAGCAACCGACTACCGAATGGTGCTCGACTTCGTATACTTCGATTTTAACAGTGCTCACCTGAAGGACGAATCTCAGGACGAGTTAAGCCGACTGAAGAGCTTTCTGGAAGAAAATCCGGGAGTGCGGGTAGAAATTGCCGGACACACTGACAATATTGGTTCGGCCACCTACAATAAGGCATTATCGCAAAAGCGCGCCCAAGCCATTGTTAATTATTTGGCCGAACAAGGTATTGCTACCGAACGCCTTACCGCTCAGGGTTACGGTGAAACCGACCCCATTGCCAGCAACGACGATGAGGCTGAAGGGCGCGAGCTAAACCGTCGGGTAGAGATGCGGGTACTCGAGTCCCGAACTATTGCTAATCAGTAG
- the ubiE gene encoding bifunctional demethylmenaquinone methyltransferase/2-methoxy-6-polyprenyl-1,4-benzoquinol methylase UbiE — MAVIPYKDQSSSKKEQVAQMFNNISKRYDLLNHLLSAGIDIYWRKQAIKLLKPHQPKHILDIATGTADFAIEALALNPEKVIGVDISDGMLEMGRKKLKRRQLDDRIELRLGDSEGLHFDDNIFDAAIVAFGVRNFENLHSGLEDICRVLKPGGRLVVLEFSKPTKFPMKQLYNFYFKNILPLIGKFVSKDQSAYTYLPESVQAFPDGQAFLQALQKTGYTETRCKALTFGISTIYTAKKDS; from the coding sequence ATGGCCGTTATTCCGTATAAAGATCAATCGTCTTCCAAAAAAGAGCAGGTAGCTCAGATGTTTAATAACATTAGCAAGCGTTACGATCTGCTAAATCACCTTCTGAGTGCTGGAATCGACATTTACTGGCGAAAGCAAGCTATTAAGTTACTAAAGCCTCATCAGCCCAAGCATATTTTAGATATTGCCACCGGCACCGCCGATTTTGCTATTGAAGCCCTAGCATTAAACCCGGAAAAGGTGATTGGGGTGGATATCTCAGACGGAATGCTGGAGATGGGCCGCAAGAAATTAAAGCGTCGCCAGTTGGATGATCGTATTGAGCTCCGGCTGGGCGATTCGGAAGGATTGCACTTTGATGATAATATATTTGATGCTGCCATCGTTGCATTTGGTGTACGCAACTTTGAAAACCTGCACAGCGGCTTAGAAGATATATGCCGAGTACTGAAACCCGGCGGACGGTTAGTGGTGCTAGAATTTTCTAAGCCTACTAAGTTTCCAATGAAGCAGTTGTATAATTTCTACTTTAAAAACATTTTGCCCCTTATTGGTAAATTTGTTTCCAAAGATCAATCAGCTTACACATATCTGCCCGAATCGGTTCAGGCTTTTCCTGACGGACAGGCATTTTTGCAAGCATTACAAAAAACAGGGTATACCGAAACACGATGCAAAGCACTTACTTTTGGCATAAGCACCATTTACACCGCAAAAAAGGATTCTTAA
- a CDS encoding porin family protein, producing the protein MQSTYFWHKHHLHRKKGFLTLLFVLGAIATWAQNPSGKHYTKSDNLPNYDNRWLHYGFAIGIHSSSYRVQYSDLFTSPEFESLHSVMAANSFGFSLGLIANLRLADYLDLRLVPEVVFYENRLDYQLIENNQLVTDQQIIESTFIEIPVLFKYKSVRRGNHRMYLIGGVEAGIEATGADKGGNESDRLLTGSSNLSLQAGFGLDIYFPLFKFAPEVRYSRGITNMLSSNENRYSRPLNQIATNTLTLYLLFE; encoded by the coding sequence ATGCAAAGCACTTACTTTTGGCATAAGCACCATTTACACCGCAAAAAAGGATTCTTAACATTACTATTTGTCTTAGGGGCGATAGCTACCTGGGCACAAAACCCCTCGGGCAAGCACTACACTAAATCTGATAACTTACCTAATTACGATAACCGTTGGCTGCACTATGGCTTTGCCATTGGCATCCATTCGTCTAGTTACCGTGTTCAGTACAGCGATTTATTTACTTCACCGGAGTTTGAATCTTTACACTCGGTGATGGCAGCAAACTCTTTTGGTTTTTCACTGGGACTTATCGCTAACCTTCGGTTGGCTGATTACCTGGATTTACGCCTAGTTCCTGAGGTTGTGTTCTACGAAAACCGGCTGGACTATCAACTTATTGAAAACAATCAATTGGTTACCGACCAGCAAATTATAGAGTCTACCTTTATTGAAATACCCGTGCTATTTAAGTATAAGTCCGTAAGGCGAGGTAACCACCGAATGTACCTAATAGGTGGAGTGGAAGCAGGTATTGAAGCTACCGGCGCAGATAAGGGAGGTAACGAAAGTGACCGTTTACTTACCGGAAGCAGTAACCTTTCGTTGCAAGCTGGTTTTGGGCTAGATATTTACTTCCCGCTGTTTAAGTTTGCCCCCGAAGTGCGCTACTCCCGCGGGATCACCAATATGCTGAGTAGCAATGAAAATCGTTACTCCCGCCCACTGAACCAAATAGCGACCAACACGCTCACGCTGTATCTACTTTTTGAGTAG
- a CDS encoding DUF2256 domain-containing protein, whose amino-acid sequence MKHRKKGDLPTKTCPVCQRPFTWRKKWKNVWDDVVYCSERCRRGRNNKD is encoded by the coding sequence GTGAAACACCGCAAAAAAGGCGATTTACCTACCAAAACTTGTCCAGTCTGCCAGCGACCGTTTACTTGGCGCAAAAAGTGGAAAAACGTTTGGGATGACGTGGTGTATTGCAGTGAACGCTGCCGTCGGGGGCGCAACAATAAAGATTAA
- the pdxA gene encoding 4-hydroxythreonine-4-phosphate dehydrogenase PdxA, translating into MQQTIHHKTTQSDQPNRSRPKPGNPSAKAPVIAISIGDVNGVGPEVTIKALNDKRILNQMTPIIFGSAKVVSYYRKQCEMEQFNFMTIKDLNNIAYGKVNVFNCWQDVVELQPGKVTNAAGQAAWHALDRATQALKEHEVSAIVTAPINKNNIQNEDFNFPGHTEFLAKTFEAEEHLMLLVHEKLRVGVVTGHIPLHQISQKITRSSVRQKVLLMEKSLQQDFGVIKPRIAMLGLNPHAGEDGLLGSEEQDILLPVIRELKDKGKLIYGPFPSDGFFGAFMHQQFDGVLAMYHDQGLIPFKTLAFEKGVNFTAGLSAVRTSPDHGTAYDIAGKNQANAESMREALYLACDVVRQRAQSVSQKVATEGRQLENNDEVVKSES; encoded by the coding sequence ATGCAGCAGACAATTCACCATAAGACCACGCAGTCTGACCAGCCAAATAGATCGAGGCCTAAGCCAGGAAACCCTTCGGCGAAAGCCCCAGTCATCGCTATTAGTATTGGCGATGTGAACGGAGTAGGGCCCGAAGTCACCATTAAGGCACTGAACGATAAACGGATTCTCAATCAAATGACTCCCATTATCTTCGGATCGGCCAAGGTAGTATCTTACTACCGGAAGCAGTGCGAAATGGAGCAGTTTAATTTCATGACAATCAAAGACTTAAATAACATTGCTTACGGCAAAGTTAACGTCTTTAACTGCTGGCAAGATGTGGTAGAATTGCAACCGGGGAAGGTGACGAATGCCGCAGGACAAGCTGCTTGGCACGCACTAGATCGGGCTACGCAAGCTTTGAAAGAACATGAAGTGTCTGCCATTGTAACTGCTCCTATCAATAAGAACAACATTCAGAACGAAGATTTTAACTTTCCGGGACATACCGAATTTTTGGCCAAGACTTTTGAAGCTGAAGAGCACTTAATGCTGCTGGTTCATGAGAAGCTTCGGGTAGGAGTAGTAACCGGGCACATACCCCTGCACCAGATTAGCCAGAAGATTACCCGAAGTAGCGTGCGGCAGAAAGTACTACTCATGGAAAAATCATTGCAGCAAGACTTTGGAGTGATAAAACCCCGTATTGCAATGCTGGGATTAAACCCTCATGCTGGAGAAGATGGGTTGCTTGGCTCGGAAGAGCAAGACATTTTGCTACCCGTAATTCGGGAACTAAAGGATAAAGGAAAACTAATTTACGGCCCATTTCCCTCCGATGGGTTTTTCGGAGCGTTTATGCACCAGCAGTTCGATGGGGTACTAGCCATGTACCACGATCAGGGTCTGATCCCTTTTAAAACCTTAGCGTTTGAAAAAGGAGTGAACTTCACTGCGGGGCTTTCTGCTGTGCGTACTTCTCCCGACCACGGTACGGCTTACGATATTGCCGGTAAAAACCAAGCTAACGCCGAATCTATGCGAGAGGCATTGTATCTAGCTTGTGATGTGGTACGGCAACGAGCTCAATCGGTCAGTCAGAAAGTAGCGACTGAAGGAAGGCAACTGGAAAATAACGACGAAGTGGTGAAGAGTGAATCATGA